One window of Anaerolineales bacterium genomic DNA carries:
- a CDS encoding metal ABC transporter permease: MSAQIEIMLIASIVAVTCSLLGVFLVLRRMAMMSDAISHTVLLGIVIAFFITKSLTSPLLLVGAALMGVITVSLVELLNRTQLVREDAAIGLVFPAIFSVAVILISRFAGDVHLDTDAVLLGELAFAPFNRIKLFGLDLGPEALYTTGGILVLNLIFVIVFYKELKLATFDPALAAALGFLPTVIHYALMTLVSLTAVGSFDAVGSVLVVAFMIAPPAAAYLLTDRLSRMLVYSALIGVFSAISGYWLAYILDASIAGSMATMTGASFLISYLFAPDRGLLAQARRRQNQRIEFALTMLTMHIANHTAAQEAEIENEVIHLNEHLKWTPQFAMEVVGIAERNDLVTQKNGVLTLTESGLRRANQEFSN; the protein is encoded by the coding sequence ATGTCCGCACAAATTGAAATCATGTTAATCGCATCCATCGTCGCCGTCACATGCTCACTGCTTGGCGTCTTCCTTGTGTTGCGCCGCATGGCAATGATGAGCGACGCCATCAGCCATACCGTGCTGCTTGGCATCGTCATCGCGTTCTTCATCACCAAAAGCCTCACATCGCCGTTGTTGCTTGTGGGCGCGGCGCTGATGGGTGTCATCACCGTCAGCCTGGTGGAGTTGCTCAACCGCACACAACTTGTGCGCGAAGACGCTGCCATTGGCTTGGTCTTTCCCGCCATCTTCAGCGTTGCGGTTATTCTCATTTCGCGCTTCGCAGGCGACGTACATCTCGACACCGACGCCGTATTACTTGGCGAGCTTGCCTTCGCACCGTTCAACCGCATTAAGTTGTTTGGGCTCGACCTTGGCCCCGAAGCGCTTTACACCACCGGCGGCATCCTCGTGCTCAACTTGATCTTCGTGATCGTCTTTTACAAAGAACTCAAACTCGCCACCTTCGACCCCGCCCTCGCCGCCGCGCTTGGTTTTCTGCCCACCGTCATTCACTACGCGTTGATGACCCTCGTTTCACTCACCGCCGTCGGTTCGTTCGACGCCGTCGGCTCGGTGCTCGTGGTCGCTTTCATGATCGCGCCGCCCGCCGCCGCATATTTATTGACCGACCGCCTCTCACGTATGTTGGTCTATTCCGCGCTCATCGGAGTCTTCTCCGCCATTAGTGGATACTGGCTCGCCTACATTTTGGATGCTTCCATCGCAGGCTCGATGGCGACGATGACCGGCGCTTCTTTCTTAATCTCGTACCTGTTTGCCCCCGATCGCGGACTCTTAGCCCAGGCCCGGCGCCGCCAAAACCAGCGCATCGAGTTCGCACTAACCATGCTGACGATGCATATCGCCAATCACACCGCTGCGCAGGAAGCTGAGATCGAGAACGAGGTCATCCACCTCAACGAACATCTCAAATGGACTCCGCAATTCGCCATGGAAGTGGTCGGCATTGCCGAACGCAACGACCTGGTGACCCAGAAGAACGGAGTACTTACCCTCACAGAAAGCGGATTAAGACGGGCAAATCAGGAATTCAGCAACTAA
- a CDS encoding winged helix-turn-helix transcriptional regulator, translating into MKLTELKAIKLAELFSALSDASRIRLIALLMDGEMSVRALADRLGMTESAVSHQLRGLRQMHLVRARKAGRQVFYSIDDDHVSRLFTLGLDHVQHG; encoded by the coding sequence ATGAAATTAACTGAACTCAAAGCCATCAAACTTGCTGAGCTCTTCAGCGCACTCAGCGACGCGAGCCGTATCCGCCTCATTGCCCTGCTCATGGACGGTGAAATGAGCGTCCGCGCCCTTGCGGATAGACTCGGCATGACCGAATCCGCCGTCTCCCACCAACTGCGCGGACTGCGCCAGATGCACCTCGTCCGCGCGCGCAAAGCGGGCAGGCAGGTCTTTTATTCGATCGACGATGATCATGTCTCACGGCTGTTCACGCTTGGGCTCGATCACGTTCAGCACGGATAA
- a CDS encoding cation transporter, with translation MHSNFHTHSHISDLATQTTKRLTLSLILTAAFVVIEVVAGIFGNSLALLTDAAHNFTDVIALGLSWYALHLATKPAHAGKTFGYHRVGILVALINSTTLILIAFGIFFEAYKRFITPPEVDSTLLIGVGAVAFIINLVTALMVKEGSEHDLNLRSAFLHLMGDVMSTLGAVIAGIIIAFTKWNWLDPFVSVLIGTFILYNAWGILKQTIHILLESTPENIDMIEMVTDIRKLDGVHDIHDLHVWSISENLRMLTAHVVIDNMSIGEGVSIQQNINELLAHTYNIQHATLQMECDCCSNGLLYCEIRENHHEHV, from the coding sequence ATGCATTCTAATTTTCATACCCATTCCCATATTAGCGACCTTGCAACACAAACCACCAAACGCCTCACCCTTTCGTTGATCCTGACTGCGGCGTTCGTGGTCATTGAAGTCGTCGCGGGCATTTTCGGCAACAGCCTTGCGCTGCTCACCGATGCCGCCCACAACTTCACCGATGTGATCGCGTTGGGATTAAGCTGGTACGCACTGCATCTCGCCACAAAACCCGCCCACGCAGGCAAGACCTTCGGCTATCACCGCGTTGGGATTCTCGTCGCCCTGATTAATTCCACAACTTTGATTCTGATTGCGTTCGGGATTTTCTTCGAAGCCTACAAACGCTTCATTACCCCGCCTGAAGTTGACTCGACCCTCCTGATCGGAGTCGGCGCTGTGGCGTTTATCATCAACCTCGTCACCGCCCTGATGGTCAAAGAAGGCAGCGAACATGATCTCAACTTGCGCAGCGCCTTCCTTCACCTGATGGGAGACGTCATGTCCACACTTGGGGCGGTCATTGCAGGCATTATCATCGCCTTCACAAAATGGAACTGGCTCGACCCATTCGTCAGCGTGTTGATTGGCACATTCATCCTGTACAACGCCTGGGGCATCCTCAAGCAGACCATTCACATCCTGCTCGAAAGCACCCCCGAAAACATTGATATGATCGAGATGGTTACAGATATTCGCAAGCTGGATGGCGTGCATGACATCCACGATTTGCACGTCTGGAGCATCAGTGAAAATCTACGAATGCTCACAGCACACGTTGTGATAGATAATATGTCCATCGGCGAAGGCGTTTCGATTCAACAAAATATAAATGAACTACTCGCTCATACCTACAATATACAGCACGCCACCCTGCAAATGGAATGTGATTGCTGCAGCAACGGGTTGCTCTACTGTGAGATCCGCGAAAATCACCACGAGCACGTGTAA